One part of the Candidatus Kouleothrix ribensis genome encodes these proteins:
- a CDS encoding aminotransferase class IV has product MNDSTANQHLVYLNGELVPRDEARISVFDSAVMLGDTVTESTRTFGHRPFKLDQHIARLYKSLKVTRINPGMTPAEMTELSLRVLAANRHLLGPADDCWLVHNISRGISVAGADPTVQRSPATIIIFTAPMILTDWARFYVDGCHAVTPPSRAMPAQALDARIKNRSRMAYTLAEIEVKLVDPQAQGILLDIDGNIAENKGGNFFIVADGVLKTPLVSNALAGISRATVIELAGSLGIGVRETNIQPYDVYTADEAFFTSTPYCMMPATRFNGLPVGDGAVGPITQRLLAAWSELVGVDIVAQGLNQLSMADTH; this is encoded by the coding sequence ATGAACGATAGCACTGCCAACCAGCACCTGGTCTATCTCAACGGCGAGCTGGTACCGCGCGACGAAGCCCGGATCTCGGTGTTCGACTCGGCCGTGATGCTCGGCGACACCGTGACCGAATCGACCCGCACGTTCGGCCACCGGCCGTTCAAGCTCGACCAGCACATCGCCCGGCTGTACAAGTCGCTGAAGGTCACGCGGATCAACCCCGGCATGACCCCGGCCGAGATGACCGAGCTATCGCTGCGCGTGCTCGCGGCCAACCGCCACCTGCTCGGCCCCGCCGACGACTGCTGGCTGGTGCATAACATCTCGCGCGGCATCTCGGTGGCTGGCGCCGACCCGACTGTGCAGCGCTCACCGGCGACGATCATCATCTTCACCGCGCCGATGATCCTGACTGACTGGGCCAGGTTCTACGTCGACGGCTGCCACGCCGTGACGCCGCCGAGCCGGGCCATGCCGGCGCAGGCGCTCGACGCGCGGATCAAGAACCGCAGCCGCATGGCCTACACCCTGGCCGAGATCGAGGTCAAGCTGGTCGACCCGCAGGCCCAGGGCATTCTGCTCGACATCGACGGCAACATCGCCGAGAACAAGGGCGGCAATTTCTTCATCGTCGCCGATGGCGTGCTGAAGACGCCGCTGGTCAGCAATGCGCTGGCCGGCATCAGCCGCGCCACGGTGATCGAGCTGGCCGGCAGCCTGGGCATCGGCGTGCGCGAGACGAACATTCAGCCCTACGACGTGTACACCGCCGACGAGGCCTTCTTCACCAGCACGCCCTACTGCATGATGCCGGCGACGCGCTTCAACGGCCTGCCAGTCGGCGACGGCGCGGTTGGCCCGATTACGCAGCGGCTGCTGGCCGCCTGGAGCGAGCTGGTCGGCGTCGATATCGTGGCCCAGGGTCTGAATCAGCTCAGCATGGCTGACACGCACTAA
- a CDS encoding exo-alpha-sialidase, producing MIETGLIYRNPSPHLYSRQAAFPALVRLPGGELLASFAVGSGFEAADQHTELARSADGGHTWQLAGAVFNERTDRPTSANVRISRMPSGELIAFGVRCDRARADEGLTNPATQGFVETELIMLRSADDGHTWHGPAIVAPPLVGPSFELCSPVVPLSDGRWLWPTSTWKGWDGDCPNGMKAIALVSHDGGHSWPDYVDVMDGRAEQVIYWEQKIVDMGDGRLLAVCWTHDLAQAADRPVHYAISHDYGRSFGPPRSTGLHGQTSTPIWLGDGRLVCLYRRTDVPGLWASYARIDGELWVNEAELALWGHQRAGDANIVSGENLSRAFTTLKLGLPAGVVLPDGSLFAACWCVEECVYVIRWFRVPALPPSGVGGGVDRVPMRSALTPLPPSPTQGEGGVL from the coding sequence ATGATTGAGACTGGCCTGATCTACCGCAACCCCAGCCCGCACCTGTACAGCCGCCAGGCCGCCTTCCCGGCGCTGGTGCGGCTGCCGGGCGGCGAGCTGCTGGCCTCATTCGCGGTTGGCAGCGGCTTCGAGGCCGCCGACCAGCACACCGAGCTGGCGCGCTCGGCCGACGGCGGCCACACCTGGCAGCTGGCCGGCGCGGTGTTCAACGAGCGCACCGACCGGCCAACCTCGGCCAATGTGCGCATCAGCCGCATGCCCAGCGGCGAGCTAATCGCCTTCGGCGTGCGCTGCGACCGCGCGCGCGCCGACGAGGGGCTGACCAACCCCGCCACGCAGGGCTTCGTCGAGACCGAGCTGATCATGCTGCGCTCGGCCGACGACGGCCACACCTGGCATGGCCCGGCGATCGTCGCCCCGCCGCTGGTCGGGCCATCGTTCGAGCTGTGCAGCCCGGTGGTGCCGCTCAGCGACGGGCGCTGGCTCTGGCCGACCTCGACCTGGAAGGGCTGGGATGGCGACTGCCCGAACGGCATGAAGGCCATCGCACTGGTGTCGCACGATGGCGGCCACAGCTGGCCCGATTATGTCGACGTGATGGATGGCCGCGCCGAGCAGGTGATCTACTGGGAGCAGAAGATCGTCGATATGGGCGACGGCCGGCTGCTGGCGGTGTGCTGGACCCACGATCTGGCCCAGGCCGCCGATCGGCCGGTACACTACGCGATCTCGCACGACTATGGCCGCAGCTTCGGGCCGCCGCGCTCGACCGGGCTGCACGGCCAGACCAGCACGCCGATCTGGCTGGGCGACGGCCGGCTGGTGTGCCTGTACCGCCGCACCGACGTGCCTGGCCTGTGGGCCAGCTACGCGCGCATCGACGGCGAGCTGTGGGTGAATGAGGCCGAGCTGGCGCTGTGGGGCCACCAGCGTGCCGGCGACGCGAATATCGTGAGCGGCGAGAACCTGAGCCGCGCGTTCACCACGCTGAAGCTGGGGCTGCCGGCCGGCGTGGTGCTGCCCGACGGCAGCCTGTTCGCGGCGTGCTGGTGCGTCGAAGAGTGCGTGTATGTGATTCGCTGGTTTCGAGTTCCGGCGCTGCCTCCTTCAGGTGTAGGGGGGGGCGTTGATCGCGTGCCAATGCGATCGGCCCTCACCCCCCTGCCCCCCTCTCCCACACAGGGAGAGGGGGGTGTCCTATGA
- a CDS encoding dihydrodipicolinate synthase family protein gives MYAIAQLHGIIPPMCTPLTDAGEIDLPSVGTLVDHLVNGGVHGLFALGSTGEFASLTGRQRAALLEATVAAARGRVPVLAGILDTSTSRCIENGLAAQAAGADALVLAPIYYYRASQAELCDLFRAVRAAVDLPLIAYDVPTAVNTKLECDTIARLAAEGTIAGLKDSSGATEGFRRVLLATRGTSLRAFTGSELIIDACLRMGAHGSVPGLGNVFPAEYVQVYNLARAGDWDGAAAMQERLLACFYELITQGDPGYSASSSALGGFKTGLKLRGAIGSTRVGAPLHSFGPAEEQRVADVMRRHGFL, from the coding sequence ATGTACGCTATAGCGCAGCTACACGGCATCATCCCGCCTATGTGTACGCCGCTGACCGACGCGGGCGAGATCGACCTGCCCTCGGTCGGCACGCTGGTCGATCACCTGGTTAACGGCGGAGTCCACGGCCTCTTCGCGCTCGGCTCGACCGGCGAGTTCGCCTCGCTGACCGGCCGGCAGCGCGCGGCCCTGCTCGAGGCCACCGTGGCGGCGGCGCGCGGGCGCGTGCCGGTGCTGGCCGGCATCCTCGACACCTCGACCAGCCGCTGTATTGAGAACGGCCTGGCCGCCCAGGCCGCCGGCGCCGACGCGCTGGTGCTGGCGCCGATCTACTACTACCGCGCCAGCCAGGCCGAGCTGTGCGACCTGTTTCGCGCGGTGCGCGCCGCCGTCGATCTACCGCTGATCGCCTACGACGTGCCGACCGCCGTGAACACCAAGCTCGAGTGCGACACGATCGCGCGGCTAGCCGCCGAGGGCACGATCGCCGGGCTGAAAGACAGCAGCGGCGCTACCGAGGGCTTCCGGCGCGTGCTGCTGGCCACGCGCGGCACCAGCTTGCGAGCCTTCACCGGCTCGGAGCTGATCATCGACGCTTGCCTGCGTATGGGCGCGCACGGCAGCGTGCCTGGCTTGGGCAATGTCTTCCCGGCCGAGTATGTGCAGGTCTACAACCTGGCACGCGCCGGCGACTGGGACGGCGCGGCGGCTATGCAGGAGCGGCTGCTGGCCTGCTTCTACGAGCTGATCACCCAGGGCGACCCCGGCTACTCGGCCAGCTCGTCGGCGCTGGGTGGGTTCAAGACCGGCCTGAAGCTGCGGGGCGCGATCGGCAGCACGCGTGTTGGCGCGCCGCTGCACAGCTTCGGCCCGGCCGAAGAGCAGCGCGTGGCCGATGTGATGCGGAGGCATGGCTTTCTGTAG
- a CDS encoding M81 family metallopeptidase: MPHIEQKRIAIGGIVHETHGFAGTPTTLADFREQGLYEGDAIVRAMRGTRAGIGGMIAGAERYGWQLAPTLYATALPAGVVAEAAYQVMLHSLLGRLAAALPLDGVLLALHGAMVAEGQPDAESDILEQVRALVGPATPIVAELDMHGNISPRTVALADVLVAFDTNPHIDPHARGVEAAEIMHQLLRGAIRPTAALAQPPLLLAPQATGTADLPLRAVHARAAQLEATPEVVCICVMGGFAYADTPDTGASIIVTTDGRPDLARRYADELAALLMQHCHATLPQFLAPDAAVAHALAMPGGPILLVDSADNIGGGTPGDGTDALRAMLAANVQEGAVVLADREAVAACWAAGTGASVTLPVGAKADRWHGAPVEVTGAVRALSDGTFACELPDNHFAAFYGDTIRMGRTAWLRVGGVNIVLTERKTPPFDLAQLRGIGVIPEHQKLIVVKSAVAYRAAYLPIAAGVVELDTAGLCSANLARFPYQHLRRPIYPLDPIEATWSTADKRTKP, from the coding sequence ATGCCACACATAGAGCAGAAAAGAATCGCGATCGGCGGGATCGTGCATGAGACGCACGGCTTCGCCGGAACACCGACCACGCTGGCCGACTTTCGCGAGCAGGGGCTGTACGAGGGCGATGCGATCGTGCGGGCCATGCGCGGCACGCGCGCGGGCATCGGCGGTATGATCGCGGGCGCCGAGCGCTATGGCTGGCAGCTGGCCCCAACGCTGTATGCCACCGCGCTGCCGGCCGGCGTGGTGGCCGAAGCGGCCTACCAGGTGATGCTGCACAGCCTGCTCGGGCGCCTGGCCGCCGCGCTGCCGCTCGACGGCGTGCTGCTGGCGCTGCATGGCGCGATGGTAGCCGAGGGCCAGCCCGACGCCGAGAGCGATATCCTCGAGCAGGTGCGCGCGCTGGTCGGCCCGGCCACGCCGATCGTGGCCGAGCTCGACATGCACGGCAACATCAGCCCGCGCACGGTCGCACTGGCCGATGTGCTGGTGGCCTTCGACACGAACCCGCACATCGACCCGCACGCGCGCGGTGTCGAGGCAGCCGAGATCATGCACCAGCTGCTGCGCGGCGCCATCCGCCCAACTGCGGCGCTGGCCCAGCCGCCGCTGCTGCTGGCGCCGCAGGCCACCGGCACGGCCGACCTGCCCCTGCGCGCGGTGCATGCGCGCGCGGCGCAGCTCGAGGCTACGCCCGAGGTGGTGTGCATCTGCGTGATGGGCGGCTTCGCCTATGCCGACACGCCCGACACCGGCGCGAGTATTATCGTCACCACCGATGGCCGGCCCGACCTGGCGCGGCGCTATGCCGACGAGCTGGCCGCGCTGCTGATGCAACACTGCCACGCCACACTGCCGCAGTTCCTGGCGCCCGACGCGGCGGTGGCGCACGCGCTGGCCATGCCCGGCGGGCCGATCCTGCTGGTCGACTCGGCCGACAATATCGGCGGCGGCACGCCCGGCGACGGCACCGACGCGCTGCGGGCCATGCTGGCCGCCAATGTGCAGGAGGGCGCGGTGGTGCTGGCCGACCGCGAGGCGGTGGCCGCCTGCTGGGCCGCCGGTACCGGCGCCAGCGTCACACTGCCCGTCGGCGCCAAGGCCGACCGCTGGCATGGCGCGCCGGTCGAGGTGACCGGCGCAGTGCGCGCGCTGTCGGACGGCACGTTCGCCTGCGAGCTGCCCGACAACCACTTCGCGGCGTTCTACGGCGACACCATCCGCATGGGCCGCACAGCCTGGCTGCGGGTAGGTGGCGTGAATATCGTGCTGACCGAGCGCAAGACACCGCCGTTCGACCTGGCCCAGCTGCGCGGCATCGGGGTCATCCCCGAGCACCAGAAGCTGATCGTGGTCAAGTCGGCAGTAGCCTACCGCGCGGCCTACCTACCAATCGCTGCCGGCGTGGTCGAGCTCGACACCGCCGGCCTGTGCAGCGCAAACCTGGCGCGCTTCCCCTACCAGCACCTGCGCCGGCCGATCTACCCGCTCGATCCGATCGAGGCCACCTGGTCTACAGCGGACAAAAGGACAAAACCATGA
- a CDS encoding aminotransferase class III-fold pyridoxal phosphate-dependent enzyme yields the protein MTIFDESRRMLAEAAHYLPGGVNSNFRLGIAPTPLVFERAEGPYLYDVDGNRLIDYYLGMGPMILGHSPAAVIAAATEQLQRGILFAGQSEAEFAAARLVCQLVPCAEMVRFGSSGSELVQAGLRLARAATGRTMIVKFEGHYHGWLDNMLWSTAPTLEQAGPARAPVAVPGSPGQDVLVGTHIDVLPWNDLDLLAARLERRDVAAVIMEPAMCNTSAILPAPGYLEGARRVCTDTGTLLIFDEVITGFRVAPGGAQQRLGVTPDLAVFGKAIANGFPVACLAGRADLMEQFVSGKVMHGGTYNAQPVTMAATCATLAALADGQIHARLELSGRRLMQGIARALAEADVVARVQGFPQIFHVALGIDTPISNYREALAADKKRYVQFTTALLESGVRALERGAWFISSEHSDAVIDSTIAAVAAAARVI from the coding sequence ATGACGATCTTCGACGAGTCGCGCCGGATGCTGGCCGAGGCGGCCCACTACCTGCCGGGCGGCGTGAACAGCAATTTTCGCCTGGGCATCGCGCCAACCCCGCTGGTGTTCGAGCGCGCCGAGGGGCCATACCTCTACGATGTCGACGGCAACCGGCTGATCGACTACTACCTCGGCATGGGGCCGATGATCCTGGGCCATAGCCCGGCGGCCGTGATCGCGGCCGCGACCGAGCAGCTGCAGCGCGGCATCCTATTCGCCGGGCAGAGCGAGGCCGAGTTCGCGGCGGCGCGGCTGGTGTGCCAGCTGGTGCCCTGCGCCGAAATGGTGCGCTTCGGCTCGTCGGGCAGCGAGCTGGTGCAGGCCGGCCTGCGGCTGGCGCGCGCCGCCACCGGGCGCACGATGATCGTCAAATTCGAGGGCCACTACCACGGCTGGCTCGACAACATGCTCTGGAGCACCGCGCCGACGCTCGAGCAGGCCGGGCCGGCCCGCGCGCCTGTGGCCGTGCCAGGCAGCCCCGGCCAGGATGTGCTGGTTGGCACCCACATTGATGTGCTGCCCTGGAACGACCTGGATCTGCTGGCGGCGCGGCTCGAGCGGCGCGACGTGGCGGCAGTGATCATGGAGCCGGCCATGTGCAACACCAGCGCGATCCTGCCCGCGCCCGGCTACCTCGAGGGCGCGCGCCGCGTCTGCACCGACACCGGCACGCTGCTGATCTTCGACGAGGTCATCACCGGCTTTCGGGTTGCGCCCGGCGGCGCGCAGCAGCGCCTGGGCGTGACGCCCGACCTGGCTGTATTCGGCAAGGCGATTGCGAATGGCTTCCCGGTGGCCTGCCTGGCCGGCCGGGCCGACCTGATGGAGCAGTTTGTTAGCGGCAAGGTGATGCACGGCGGCACCTACAATGCCCAGCCGGTGACTATGGCCGCAACCTGCGCCACGCTGGCCGCCCTGGCCGACGGCCAGATCCACGCCCGGCTGGAACTGAGCGGCCGCCGGCTGATGCAGGGCATCGCGCGCGCGCTGGCCGAGGCCGACGTGGTTGCGCGCGTGCAGGGCTTCCCGCAGATCTTCCACGTCGCGCTGGGTATCGACACTCCGATCAGCAACTATCGCGAGGCGCTCGCGGCCGATAAAAAACGTTATGTGCAATTCACCACCGCATTGCTGGAAAGCGGCGTGCGCGCGCTCGAGCGCGGGGCCTGGTTCATATCGAGCGAGCACAGCGACGCGGTGATCGACAGCACCATCGCCGCAGTTGCCGCCGCCGCCAGGGTGATCTAG
- a CDS encoding amidohydrolase family protein, translated as MAISAENMRFSPGVPVFDAQICVGGGRSAIEPAAERSAVIAELDRHGVARALAYHLHAEEFSPVRGNQLLEAWLGADDRLVPLWATLPTDESLAQLAALRRAGRLRAARLVATHALPLAGWTHGELLGWLAQAGVPLWIALPDVDARDLVATLREFPQLRVVLAGAHYSDTLLAQKIMATLPSVSIELSRFESLGAISDLVARFGAERLLYGSWYPRYALGPMLYCLHHCGLPAAALAQICAGNLARLLAAPQEQP; from the coding sequence ATGGCCATCAGCGCCGAAAACATGCGCTTCAGTCCCGGCGTACCCGTGTTCGACGCGCAGATCTGTGTCGGCGGCGGGCGCTCGGCGATCGAGCCGGCTGCCGAGCGCAGCGCTGTGATTGCCGAGCTCGACCGCCACGGGGTCGCGCGGGCGCTGGCCTATCACCTGCACGCCGAGGAGTTCAGCCCGGTGCGCGGCAACCAGCTGCTTGAAGCCTGGCTCGGCGCCGACGACCGGCTGGTGCCGCTGTGGGCCACGCTGCCCACCGACGAATCGCTCGCGCAGCTGGCCGCGCTGCGCCGCGCCGGCCGCCTGCGTGCCGCACGCCTGGTCGCTACACACGCGCTGCCGCTGGCCGGCTGGACTCACGGCGAGCTGCTCGGCTGGCTGGCGCAGGCCGGCGTGCCGCTGTGGATCGCGCTGCCCGATGTCGATGCGCGCGACCTGGTGGCAACGCTGCGCGAGTTCCCGCAGCTGCGGGTGGTGCTGGCCGGCGCGCACTACAGCGATACGCTGCTGGCCCAGAAGATCATGGCCACGCTGCCGAGCGTATCGATCGAACTGAGCCGCTTCGAGTCGCTTGGCGCGATCAGCGATCTGGTGGCGCGCTTCGGGGCCGAGCGGCTGCTGTATGGCTCGTGGTACCCGCGCTACGCGCTCGGCCCCATGCTCTACTGCCTGCACCACTGCGGCCTGCCGGCGGCGGCGCTCGCGCAGATCTGCGCCGGCAACCTTGCGCGGCTGCTGGCCGCGCCGCAGGAGCAACCATGA
- a CDS encoding amidohydrolase, with product MSAHAIRVIDFHGHVGRWDEYAMRDEPARMLAAMDAVGIDQTAVFDIFHADGRTGNDTTAAFVARHPQRFIGFAYVSPTQPAAAIRAELARCIDGLGFRAIKLYPPYAPWPLHDERWFPIYEFAAERELALLFHTGTEPHALPRHLSAIAPRFASARFVAGHSGNVAVTRRQALDAARAYPNIYLETCSSFRTPGVIEQLVAEAGADRVLFGSDTPLMDPRCQIGKIITAAIDDTAKRMILGENAQRLLRL from the coding sequence ATGAGCGCGCATGCCATCCGCGTGATCGACTTCCACGGCCACGTTGGCCGCTGGGACGAGTACGCCATGCGCGATGAACCGGCGCGCATGCTCGCAGCCATGGACGCGGTGGGGATCGACCAGACTGCGGTGTTCGATATCTTCCATGCCGACGGGCGCACCGGCAACGACACGACTGCGGCGTTTGTCGCGCGCCATCCCCAGCGCTTCATCGGCTTCGCGTACGTGTCGCCGACGCAGCCGGCCGCAGCGATTCGGGCCGAGCTGGCGCGCTGCATCGACGGCCTGGGCTTCCGTGCGATCAAGCTGTACCCGCCCTACGCGCCATGGCCGCTGCACGACGAGCGCTGGTTCCCGATCTACGAGTTCGCGGCCGAGCGCGAGCTGGCGCTGCTGTTCCACACCGGCACCGAGCCGCACGCGCTGCCGCGCCACCTGAGCGCAATCGCGCCGCGCTTTGCGAGCGCGCGCTTCGTGGCCGGCCACAGCGGCAACGTGGCCGTGACGCGCCGCCAGGCGCTCGACGCGGCGCGCGCATACCCGAATATCTACCTCGAAACCTGCTCGTCGTTCCGCACGCCGGGGGTGATCGAGCAGCTGGTGGCCGAGGCCGGCGCCGATCGCGTACTGTTCGGCTCGGACACGCCGCTGATGGACCCGCGCTGCCAGATCGGGAAGATCATCACCGCCGCGATCGACGACACAGCCAAGCGCATGATCCTGGGCGAGAACGCGCAGCGGCTCTTGAGGCTCTAG
- a CDS encoding SDR family oxidoreductase codes for MVTGASGWLGSAMSRALAEAGATVVATSRDAAQAAAFAATLPGAGHLGIGFEQGDTDSIPGFVAEVLRQTGRADVLVNNAYGATAPDIETATAEDFDRAYHVGVTAYFLLAREVMAHLRARGAPGSIINIASMYGVVASYPSAYAGLPVNSPPNYHGLKGGVVHLTRHLAAYWAGHNIRVNAISPGPFPKRETFEQLPEFIGRLEQKVPLGRMGRPEELKGAVLLLASDAGSYITGQNLLVDGGWTAW; via the coding sequence ATCGTCACCGGCGCGAGCGGCTGGCTCGGCTCGGCCATGAGCCGCGCGCTGGCCGAGGCCGGCGCCACCGTGGTGGCCACCAGCCGCGACGCGGCCCAGGCGGCCGCGTTCGCCGCCACGCTGCCCGGCGCGGGCCACCTTGGCATCGGCTTCGAGCAGGGCGACACCGACAGCATCCCCGGCTTCGTCGCCGAGGTGCTGCGGCAAACCGGCCGGGCCGATGTGCTGGTGAATAACGCCTACGGCGCCACCGCGCCCGATATCGAGACCGCCACGGCCGAGGATTTCGACCGGGCCTACCATGTCGGCGTGACGGCCTACTTCCTGCTGGCGCGCGAGGTGATGGCACACCTGCGTGCGCGCGGCGCGCCCGGATCGATCATCAATATCGCCAGCATGTACGGCGTGGTCGCCAGCTACCCGAGCGCCTACGCGGGCCTGCCGGTGAACAGCCCGCCCAACTACCATGGCCTCAAGGGCGGCGTGGTACACCTGACGCGCCACCTGGCGGCGTACTGGGCCGGCCACAACATCCGCGTGAACGCGATCAGCCCTGGGCCGTTCCCCAAGCGCGAGACATTCGAGCAGCTGCCCGAGTTCATCGGCCGGCTCGAGCAGAAGGTGCCGCTGGGCCGCATGGGCCGGCCCGAAGAGCTGAAGGGCGCGGTGCTGCTGCTGGCCAGCGATGCCGGCAGCTATATCACCGGCCAGAACCTGCTGGTCGATGGCGGCTGGACCGCATGGTAG
- a CDS encoding SDR family oxidoreductase → MAHFDNKVALVTGASRGIGRGIALRLAADGADVVVNYRSHPGEAQAVADQITALGRRALLAQADVADRDAVQQMFAQAVATLGRIDIAVANAASSIRTPVIEAEWQHVLRTIEVCQFGVFHTCQLAAQQMVRQGQGGKIIIISSVHEEIAVPNSAAYNMAKAAINHLCRTMAAELAGQRINVNVINPGWIDTPGERAFASEDELRAGGRRIPWGRMGTPDDIAGAVAFLAGADADYITGAMLRVDGGFKLGLQLPEPQE, encoded by the coding sequence ATGGCTCACTTCGACAACAAGGTCGCGCTGGTCACCGGCGCGTCGCGCGGGATCGGGCGCGGCATTGCGCTGCGCCTGGCCGCCGACGGCGCCGACGTGGTGGTCAACTACCGCTCGCATCCCGGCGAGGCCCAGGCGGTCGCCGACCAGATCACCGCGCTGGGCCGGCGCGCGCTGCTGGCCCAGGCCGATGTGGCCGACCGCGACGCCGTGCAGCAGATGTTTGCGCAGGCCGTGGCCACGCTCGGCCGGATCGATATCGCCGTGGCCAACGCCGCCAGCTCGATCCGCACGCCGGTGATCGAGGCAGAGTGGCAGCACGTGCTACGCACGATCGAGGTCTGCCAGTTCGGCGTGTTCCACACCTGCCAGCTCGCCGCACAGCAGATGGTGCGCCAGGGCCAGGGCGGCAAGATTATCATCATCAGCTCGGTACACGAAGAGATCGCCGTGCCCAACAGCGCCGCCTACAACATGGCCAAGGCCGCGATTAATCACCTGTGCCGCACCATGGCGGCCGAGCTGGCCGGCCAGCGTATCAATGTGAATGTGATCAATCCCGGCTGGATCGATACCCCCGGCGAGCGCGCGTTCGCCAGCGAAGACGAGCTACGCGCGGGCGGGCGACGCATCCCCTGGGGCCGTATGGGCACGCCCGACGATATCGCCGGCGCGGTGGCGTTTCTGGCCGGCGCCGACGCCGACTATATCACCGGTGCTATGTTACGGGTCGATGGCGGCTTCAAGCTGGGGTTGCAGCTGCCCGAGCCACAGGAGTAA
- a CDS encoding aminopeptidase P family protein: MHDEQRQRAHDLLRARGIERALFASPASVTWLTGFAAPVQLGPNPFAGGPALVWYAGGEWTLIVLDGYAEAAAASGCALVSYLGYTIEQPIDGPGRLLAALRQLVAGTSAGTIGVEEHALPLFLRDALPSRAAVVPIDGALAPLRMIKTAEELAKLRANFALTDVGQAAARQAVRPGHSELDVWAALQSAIVRAAGRRVPLGNDCTVGRRAHSGGWPLDVAIEPGDSFVVDLSTQLHGYWSDSCATYYAGEPSARQAAMHRTVSEALALAIGLVRPGAVASAIDRQVREFMAAAGYPVYFHHTGHGVGVSGHEEPRIVPYNDAQLAPGMVIMLEPGIYFPGDTAIRLEDAVLVTEHGAEVLTRHDKRME, encoded by the coding sequence ATGCACGACGAACAGCGCCAGCGCGCGCACGACCTGCTGCGCGCGCGGGGTATCGAGCGGGCCTTGTTCGCCAGCCCCGCCAGCGTTACATGGCTCACTGGCTTCGCCGCGCCGGTGCAGCTTGGGCCGAACCCATTCGCCGGCGGGCCGGCGCTGGTGTGGTATGCCGGCGGCGAGTGGACGCTGATCGTGCTCGACGGCTACGCCGAGGCCGCCGCCGCGAGCGGCTGCGCGCTGGTGAGCTACCTCGGCTATACGATCGAGCAGCCAATCGACGGCCCTGGCCGGCTGCTGGCCGCGCTGCGCCAGCTGGTGGCTGGCACCAGCGCCGGCACAATTGGCGTCGAAGAGCACGCGCTGCCGCTGTTCCTGCGCGACGCGCTGCCCTCACGGGCCGCAGTCGTGCCGATCGACGGCGCGCTGGCGCCGCTGCGCATGATCAAGACCGCCGAAGAGCTGGCCAAGCTGCGTGCGAACTTCGCGCTCACCGACGTGGGCCAGGCCGCCGCGCGCCAGGCCGTGCGGCCCGGCCACAGCGAGCTCGACGTGTGGGCCGCGCTGCAGAGCGCGATCGTGCGCGCGGCCGGCCGGCGCGTGCCACTCGGCAACGACTGTACCGTCGGCCGGCGCGCCCACAGCGGCGGCTGGCCGCTCGACGTGGCGATCGAACCCGGCGACTCGTTCGTGGTCGACTTGAGCACGCAGCTGCATGGCTACTGGAGCGACAGCTGCGCGACCTACTATGCCGGCGAGCCGAGCGCGCGCCAGGCCGCCATGCACCGTACCGTCAGCGAGGCGCTCGCGCTGGCGATCGGGCTGGTGCGCCCCGGCGCGGTCGCCAGCGCAATCGACCGCCAGGTGCGCGAGTTCATGGCCGCAGCCGGCTACCCGGTCTACTTCCACCACACCGGCCATGGCGTCGGCGTGAGCGGCCACGAAGAGCCGCGGATCGTGCCGTACAACGACGCGCAGCTCGCGCCGGGCATGGTGATCATGCTCGAGCCGGGCATCTACTTCCCCGGCGACACCGCCATCCGCCTCGAGGACGCGGTGCTAGTGACCGAGCATGGCGCCGAGGTGCTGACCAGGCACGACAAGCGCATGGAGTGA
- a CDS encoding carbohydrate-binding family 9-like protein yields the protein MANPLHLPSLQLPHAPASLAAGPGNADWPAIPVLPPLLLADGSQPAGQQTSVRACADARALYVRFDCDDRDIWATYTRRDQPIYDEEVVELFIAPGIATPTSYYEIEVSPDGVLFDARIENPTGLRADITVDTSWDCPGIVWQAGRDDQAGRWWAVLVLPWQSIAGSEAPPREWRANFYRIERPRDGQPEYSCWSPTMTEPADFHKPAYFGLLERPVGER from the coding sequence ATGGCTAACCCGCTACACCTGCCCTCGCTACAGCTGCCGCACGCGCCGGCCAGCCTGGCCGCAGGGCCGGGCAACGCCGACTGGCCGGCAATCCCGGTGCTGCCGCCGCTGCTGCTGGCCGATGGCAGCCAACCGGCCGGGCAGCAGACCAGCGTGCGTGCCTGTGCCGACGCGCGCGCGCTGTACGTGCGCTTCGACTGCGACGACCGCGATATCTGGGCCACGTACACCCGGCGCGACCAGCCGATCTACGACGAGGAGGTGGTCGAACTGTTTATCGCCCCAGGCATCGCCACGCCCACCAGCTACTACGAGATCGAGGTCAGCCCCGACGGCGTGCTGTTCGACGCGCGCATCGAGAACCCGACCGGCCTGCGCGCCGACATCACGGTCGACACCAGCTGGGATTGCCCCGGCATCGTGTGGCAGGCCGGCCGCGACGACCAGGCCGGGCGCTGGTGGGCCGTGCTGGTGCTGCCGTGGCAGTCGATCGCCGGCAGCGAAGCGCCGCCGCGCGAGTGGCGCGCGAACTTCTACCGGATCGAGCGCCCGCGCGACGGCCAGCCCGAGTATAGCTGCTGGTCGCCGACCATGACCGAGCCGGCCGATTTCCACAAGCCGGCGTATTTCGGCCTGCTCGAGCGCCCGGTGGGCGAGCGATAG